The Flavobacterium marginilacus genome window below encodes:
- a CDS encoding ABC-F family ATP-binding cassette domain-containing protein: MLTVNNLSVQFGKRILFDEVNTTFTHGNIYGVIGANGAGKSTFLKIISGDIDPTSGHIHLEPGKRMSVLNQNHNMFDEHTVLETVMMGNKVLYAVKTEMDALYLDYNDANADRIGELQVQFEEMNGWNADSDAAAMLSNLGITEENHYTLMSDMEGKMKVRVLLAQALFGNPDLLIMDEPTNDLDFETIAWLENFLANYENTVIVVSHDRHFLDSVCTHISDIDFGKINHYSGNYTFWYESSQLAAKQRAQQNKKAEEKKAELEEFIRRFSANVAKSKQATSRKKMISKLNISEIRPSSRRYPAIIFDQDREAGDQILNVQNLSASIDGETLFKGVDLNMAKGDKIVLFSKDSRATTAFYEILNGNQQPDSGEFDWGVTTNQAYLPAENHSFFENDYTLVDWLRQWAKTEEERDEVYIRGFLGKMIFSGEEALKTSRVLSGGEKVRCMLSRMMMERANILMLDEPTNHLDLESITAFNNSLKNYKGSVIFTTHDHEFAQTVGNRVVELTPNGVIDRYMTFDEYLDDDKIQEQRKKMYNI, from the coding sequence ATGTTAACAGTCAATAATTTATCAGTTCAGTTTGGTAAAAGAATTTTGTTTGACGAAGTAAATACAACCTTCACACACGGAAATATTTATGGAGTTATTGGAGCCAATGGTGCTGGAAAATCAACTTTTCTTAAAATAATATCAGGTGATATTGATCCAACTTCGGGACATATTCATCTGGAACCAGGAAAACGTATGTCGGTTTTGAACCAGAACCATAATATGTTTGATGAACATACAGTGCTGGAAACCGTAATGATGGGTAATAAAGTTTTGTATGCTGTTAAGACAGAAATGGATGCCCTTTATCTTGATTATAATGATGCAAATGCGGATAGAATAGGGGAGCTTCAGGTACAGTTTGAAGAAATGAATGGCTGGAATGCCGATTCTGATGCAGCAGCAATGCTGTCAAACTTAGGAATTACTGAGGAAAATCATTATACATTAATGAGCGATATGGAAGGAAAAATGAAAGTGAGAGTGCTTTTGGCACAGGCGCTTTTCGGAAATCCTGATTTATTGATTATGGATGAGCCAACCAACGACCTGGATTTTGAAACCATTGCCTGGTTAGAAAATTTCCTGGCAAACTATGAGAATACGGTAATTGTCGTTTCTCACGACAGACACTTCCTGGACTCAGTCTGTACTCATATTTCAGATATTGATTTTGGGAAAATAAACCACTATTCAGGAAACTATACTTTTTGGTATGAATCCAGTCAATTAGCGGCAAAACAGCGTGCGCAGCAAAACAAGAAAGCAGAAGAAAAGAAAGCGGAACTGGAAGAATTTATTCGTCGTTTTTCTGCGAATGTGGCAAAATCAAAACAAGCTACTTCTCGTAAAAAAATGATTTCGAAACTGAATATATCAGAGATCAGACCGTCAAGCCGCCGTTATCCTGCAATCATTTTTGATCAGGATCGTGAAGCTGGAGATCAAATTTTGAATGTACAAAACTTAAGTGCTTCTATTGATGGAGAGACTTTGTTTAAAGGCGTGGATTTAAATATGGCCAAAGGCGATAAAATTGTGCTTTTTTCAAAAGATTCACGTGCTACAACAGCATTTTATGAAATATTAAATGGTAACCAGCAGCCGGATTCTGGAGAATTTGACTGGGGAGTTACTACAAATCAAGCGTATCTGCCGGCAGAAAACCATTCTTTTTTTGAAAATGACTATACATTGGTAGACTGGTTGCGCCAATGGGCAAAAACAGAGGAAGAGCGTGATGAAGTTTACATTAGAGGTTTCCTTGGTAAAATGATTTTCTCTGGTGAAGAAGCTTTAAAAACGAGCCGTGTATTATCTGGAGGGGAAAAAGTACGCTGTATGCTTTCACGAATGATGATGGAAAGAGCTAACATCCTGATGCTGGACGAACCAACAAACCACTTGGATCTGGAATCAATTACGGCGTTCAACAACTCATTGAAAAACTATAAAGGTTCGGTTATTTTTACAACACATGATCACGAATTTGCTCAAACTGTTGGTAACCGTGTGGTTGAATTGACTCCAAACGGTGTTATCGACCGTTATATGACTTTTGATGAATACCTTGATGATGATAAAATTCAGGAACAAAGAAAGAAAATGTATAATATTTAA
- a CDS encoding glycoside hydrolase family 18 protein translates to MKSLKIFFLLSMIPLFALGQKKQNLSVIAYYMGDDKQIDEFDPFKLTHIIFSFCHLKEGKLSVDTPKDSLAIKRLVSLKHKNPDLKIMLSLGGWGGCEPCSEVFSIAEKRAAFAKSVKEVNNYFKTDGLDLDWEYPAIEGYPQHLYQKGDKENFTALVVLLRKELGTKIELSFAAGGFQKYLDESVEWEKVMPLVNRVNIMSYDLVNGYSKVTGHHTPLFSTNTTEESTDRAVDYLLKLGIPANKLVIGAAFYTRVWKEVSNVNNGLYQSGIASNGINFKDYETTFTKEKGWNYFWDEKAKAPYWYNEKEKLFATGDDIASVKEKTNYVIEKKLGGIMFWELTLDKKQNGMVDAIDNLKKSR, encoded by the coding sequence ATGAAAAGTTTAAAAATATTTTTTTTATTGTCAATGATACCTTTGTTTGCTTTAGGACAAAAAAAGCAGAATCTATCTGTTATTGCTTATTATATGGGTGATGACAAACAGATTGATGAATTCGATCCTTTCAAATTGACGCATATTATTTTTAGTTTTTGTCATCTGAAAGAAGGGAAATTAAGTGTAGATACTCCAAAGGATTCTTTAGCAATTAAAAGATTAGTTTCTTTAAAACATAAAAATCCTGATCTTAAAATTATGCTGTCTCTAGGAGGCTGGGGCGGTTGTGAACCTTGTTCGGAAGTTTTTTCAATTGCTGAAAAAAGAGCAGCTTTTGCTAAATCGGTAAAAGAAGTTAATAATTATTTTAAGACTGACGGCTTAGATTTAGACTGGGAATATCCTGCAATCGAAGGTTATCCTCAGCATTTATATCAAAAAGGCGATAAAGAAAATTTTACTGCTCTAGTTGTATTGCTTCGTAAGGAATTAGGAACAAAAATTGAACTAAGTTTTGCAGCAGGAGGTTTTCAAAAATATTTGGATGAGTCTGTAGAATGGGAAAAAGTAATGCCATTGGTAAATCGTGTCAATATAATGAGCTACGATTTGGTTAATGGATATTCTAAAGTTACAGGTCATCATACTCCTTTATTCAGTACTAATACTACTGAGGAATCAACAGATCGAGCAGTAGACTATTTATTAAAGTTGGGAATTCCAGCCAATAAATTAGTAATTGGAGCAGCCTTTTATACCCGAGTTTGGAAAGAGGTTTCTAATGTAAATAATGGATTGTATCAATCGGGCATTGCTTCAAACGGAATTAATTTTAAAGATTATGAAACAACTTTTACAAAAGAAAAAGGATGGAATTATTTTTGGGATGAAAAAGCTAAAGCTCCCTATTGGTATAATGAAAAAGAAAAATTATTTGCAACTGGAGATGATATTGCTTCTGTAAAAGAAAAAACAAACTACGTCATAGAAAAGAAATTGGGCGGGATAATGTTTTGGGAACTTACGTTGGATAAAAAACAAAATGGAATGGTTGATGCTATTGATAACTTGAAAAAATCCAGATAA
- a CDS encoding beta-N-acetylhexosaminidase has product MKYILFFLLASFVSTAQVTKEQLNVMPWPQNISLSEGSFALTKNFKVNITGVPNARIFVGAANFLRRLDGRTGLFFNQGFITGLNEVPEAQLQINCVRNGKIDLYEDESYLLDITPNKITINAATDVGALHGLETLLQLLQNNSNSFYFPVSKISDFPRFTWRGLMIDGARHFMPVDVIKRNLDGMAAVKMNVFHWHLVDDQGWRIEMKKHPKLIQMASDGNFYTQEEIKNVIKYASDRGILVVPEIDMPGHGTAILTAYPEIGSKVEVLNVGNGEKGQQLKQIQKYDLERNAGIFTPTLDPSSPKTYELISSIFDEVCPLFPGKFFHIGGDENEGKDWDANPKIQEFKKKHNLANNHELQTYFTMQLIPMLKKHNKELMGWEEIMTKNMSKEAIIHSWKGVNEGQTAGQSLVDAVKGGYKTVLSNGYYIDLMYEAADHYTVDPMPKNVTLTNEEKARILGGEATMWTELVTSATIDSRIWPRTAAIAERFWSNESVTDINSLRKRLKTVSFRLEELGLTHLKSKEGLLRNISNNQKSDALFDLSNVCEPLKGYTRNSEGTEYKMYSPLTLFADVCTPDASDAVDFDQAVTNFLNNKSSENQNLVISYLNKWIKMDLDLNALSNNAPLVKSLLPLSKSLNDIAEQLLLKIDKKENIDAAVLNSLLEKCNSKEHADVELAVYKSLKKLVQA; this is encoded by the coding sequence ATGAAATATATACTGTTTTTTTTATTAGCCTCTTTTGTTTCTACAGCTCAAGTCACTAAAGAGCAGTTAAATGTAATGCCTTGGCCTCAAAATATTAGTCTTAGCGAAGGTTCTTTTGCATTAACAAAGAATTTTAAAGTAAATATTACCGGTGTTCCAAATGCAAGAATATTTGTCGGTGCAGCTAATTTTTTGAGACGATTGGACGGAAGGACAGGGCTGTTTTTTAACCAAGGATTCATAACTGGTTTAAATGAAGTTCCAGAAGCTCAATTGCAGATTAATTGTGTGAGAAACGGAAAAATTGACCTTTATGAGGATGAAAGTTATTTATTGGATATAACTCCAAATAAAATTACAATAAATGCGGCTACGGATGTTGGTGCACTGCACGGTTTGGAAACCTTATTACAGCTTTTACAGAATAATAGTAATTCATTTTATTTTCCTGTTTCAAAAATTTCCGATTTTCCAAGATTTACCTGGAGAGGGCTGATGATTGACGGAGCAAGACATTTTATGCCGGTTGATGTTATTAAAAGAAATCTGGACGGAATGGCTGCTGTAAAAATGAATGTTTTTCATTGGCATTTGGTAGATGATCAAGGCTGGAGAATCGAAATGAAAAAACACCCGAAGTTAATACAGATGGCATCGGATGGGAATTTTTATACTCAGGAAGAAATCAAAAATGTTATAAAATACGCCAGTGATAGAGGAATTCTAGTAGTTCCGGAAATTGACATGCCAGGTCACGGAACTGCTATTTTGACCGCTTATCCGGAAATAGGAAGTAAAGTTGAAGTTTTGAATGTTGGCAATGGTGAAAAAGGACAGCAGTTAAAACAAATTCAAAAGTATGATTTAGAAAGGAATGCAGGGATTTTTACACCTACTCTTGATCCTTCAAGTCCAAAAACTTATGAACTTATAAGTTCAATTTTTGATGAAGTCTGTCCGCTTTTTCCGGGTAAGTTCTTTCACATTGGAGGGGATGAAAACGAAGGCAAAGACTGGGATGCGAATCCTAAAATTCAGGAATTCAAAAAGAAGCATAATTTAGCAAACAACCATGAACTGCAGACTTATTTTACGATGCAGTTAATCCCAATGCTTAAAAAACATAATAAAGAATTAATGGGCTGGGAAGAAATTATGACCAAAAATATGTCCAAAGAGGCTATAATCCATTCTTGGAAAGGGGTTAATGAAGGTCAGACGGCAGGACAATCATTAGTGGATGCTGTAAAAGGAGGTTACAAAACTGTTTTGTCCAATGGATACTATATCGACTTGATGTACGAAGCTGCAGATCATTATACGGTAGATCCAATGCCTAAAAATGTCACTCTAACTAATGAAGAAAAAGCAAGAATTTTGGGTGGAGAAGCAACTATGTGGACCGAATTAGTAACATCAGCAACAATTGACAGCAGAATTTGGCCTAGGACAGCGGCTATTGCAGAACGTTTTTGGTCTAATGAAAGTGTTACAGATATTAACAGTTTACGCAAAAGACTGAAGACTGTTTCTTTTAGATTAGAAGAATTGGGACTGACACATCTAAAAAGTAAAGAAGGTCTGTTAAGAAATATCAGCAATAATCAAAAAAGTGATGCTCTATTTGATTTGTCTAATGTCTGCGAACCGCTAAAAGGTTATACAAGAAACAGCGAAGGGACTGAATATAAAATGTATTCTCCGTTGACTTTATTTGCAGACGTTTGCACGCCGGATGCATCAGATGCGGTAGATTTTGACCAGGCTGTTACTAATTTTTTGAATAACAAATCATCTGAAAATCAAAATTTAGTAATAAGCTATTTAAATAAATGGATTAAAATGGATTTGGATCTTAATGCATTGAGTAATAATGCACCGCTTGTAAAATCGTTGCTGCCATTGTCAAAGAGTTTAAATGATATTGCAGAACAGCTTTTACTCAAAATTGATAAAAAAGAAAATATTGATGCAGCAGTATTAAATAGTCTGCTTGAAAAATGTAATTCGAAAGAGCATGCCGATGTCGAATTGGCAGTATATAAAAGTCTGAAAAAATTAGTTCAGGCTTAA
- the nagB gene encoding glucosamine-6-phosphate deaminase — MRTTSNLGNDISFKKAGQFEDTRFEKIHNVIFKNAADASIIVANEIADLIRSKQEKNKKCVLGLATGSSPIKVYQELVRMHKEEGLSFDNVITFNLDEYYPMPKESNQSYHYFMHQHLFNHVDIRPENVNIPDGTVALEDLNQFCVDYEMNIKNAGGLDFQLLGIGRTGHVGFNEPGSHINSGTRIITLDHITKVDASGDFNGISNVPKKAITMGVSTILRSKRIVLMAWGQNKASIIKRTIQGDISSEVPATFLQNHNNTTFVLDKSAASELTRLETPWLVGECIWTEQLKNKAIVWLCQHTNQSILKLTDRDYNNNGMSDLLASGSSSYDLNINMFNVLQHTITGWPGGKPNTDDSFRPERANPAKKRVILFSPHPDDDVISMGGTFAKLIKQGHDVHVVYQTSGNIAVTDDEALKFAEVCNDFVEGDKSGINFQSVIDSINSKPIGQSDTLEVRKLKGLIRRRESYAATRYIGLKDENTHFLDMPFYETGMVQKKPLGPDDIAVVKDIIEKIKPHQVFAAGDLADPHGTHEVCLNAIFAAMKELKSKTFMNDCWLWLYRGAWHEWDIHEIDMAVPLSPDEVLLKRQAILYHQSQKDRVMFQGNDSREFWVRAEDRNKNTARLYDDLGLAEYEAIEAFKRFEY, encoded by the coding sequence ATGAGAACTACATCAAACTTAGGTAATGACATAAGCTTTAAAAAGGCAGGTCAGTTTGAAGATACCCGTTTTGAAAAAATCCATAACGTAATTTTTAAAAATGCTGCAGATGCTTCAATAATCGTTGCAAACGAGATTGCGGATTTAATTCGTTCCAAACAAGAAAAGAATAAAAAATGTGTATTGGGTTTGGCAACAGGATCTTCACCTATAAAAGTATATCAGGAATTGGTTCGCATGCACAAAGAGGAAGGTTTGAGTTTTGATAACGTTATTACTTTCAATTTAGATGAATATTATCCAATGCCAAAGGAAAGTAATCAGAGTTATCATTATTTCATGCACCAGCATCTTTTTAATCATGTAGATATCAGACCTGAAAATGTGAATATTCCTGATGGAACTGTCGCATTAGAAGACTTGAATCAGTTTTGTGTTGATTATGAAATGAATATTAAAAATGCAGGAGGACTTGATTTTCAGTTATTAGGAATCGGGCGTACGGGACATGTAGGCTTCAACGAGCCTGGATCACATATAAACTCAGGTACTCGTATTATTACTTTGGACCATATTACCAAAGTTGATGCCTCAGGTGATTTTAACGGAATTAGTAATGTTCCTAAAAAAGCAATCACGATGGGTGTTTCAACAATTCTTAGATCCAAAAGAATTGTACTAATGGCTTGGGGACAGAACAAAGCTTCTATTATCAAAAGAACGATTCAGGGAGATATCAGCTCAGAGGTTCCGGCTACTTTTTTACAAAATCACAATAATACTACTTTTGTTTTAGACAAAAGCGCCGCTTCTGAACTAACCCGTTTGGAAACACCTTGGCTGGTAGGGGAGTGTATCTGGACTGAACAATTAAAGAATAAAGCAATTGTCTGGCTTTGCCAGCATACCAATCAATCGATTTTAAAACTGACTGACAGGGATTACAATAATAACGGAATGTCTGATTTATTAGCTTCGGGAAGCTCGTCTTATGATTTGAATATTAATATGTTCAATGTACTGCAGCATACTATTACGGGATGGCCCGGCGGAAAACCAAATACGGATGATTCTTTCCGTCCAGAGAGAGCTAATCCTGCTAAAAAAAGAGTAATTCTTTTTAGTCCGCATCCAGATGATGATGTGATTTCTATGGGAGGAACTTTTGCAAAATTAATCAAGCAGGGACACGATGTTCATGTAGTCTATCAGACTTCTGGCAACATTGCAGTTACAGATGACGAAGCATTAAAGTTTGCTGAAGTATGTAATGATTTTGTTGAAGGGGATAAATCTGGAATTAATTTTCAATCCGTAATTGATTCGATTAATTCAAAACCAATTGGCCAAAGCGACACATTAGAAGTTAGAAAATTAAAAGGACTGATACGAAGACGCGAGTCCTATGCTGCAACAAGATATATTGGTCTGAAAGATGAAAATACACACTTTTTGGACATGCCGTTTTATGAAACAGGAATGGTTCAGAAAAAGCCTTTAGGACCAGATGATATTGCTGTTGTAAAAGATATTATTGAAAAAATAAAACCGCATCAGGTCTTTGCTGCAGGTGATCTTGCAGATCCGCACGGTACGCATGAAGTGTGCCTGAATGCTATTTTTGCAGCGATGAAAGAATTGAAATCAAAAACTTTTATGAACGATTGCTGGCTGTGGCTGTACAGAGGTGCCTGGCATGAATGGGACATACATGAAATTGACATGGCAGTTCCGTTGAGTCCAGATGAAGTGTTACTGAAAAGACAGGCTATTTTATACCATCAGTCCCAAAAGGACAGAGTAATGTTTCAAGGAAATGATTCAAGAGAATTCTGGGTTAGAGCCGAGGACCGAAATAAAAATACTGCCCGATTATATGATGATCTAGGTCTGGCAGAATATGAAGCGATTGAAGCTTTTAAACGTTTTGAGTACTAA
- a CDS encoding RagB/SusD family nutrient uptake outer membrane protein — protein sequence MILNKIKTAAICASLLAAVSCTSDFNEINTNPTGITAKDLEQDFNHVKVPFTTVFTGIFNTTHWKYQLQQNLSADIWSGYMATPTPFKGAAGDNSNYNFVDGWNGFIWSLPYTDVMANTLKIEQRTKGKYDQFYAISLILKVEGMHRVTDVFGPIVYSQFGTTNTTIPYDSQEEVYTKMFAELDYAVTELTKRVNAGEASTFASVDMSGYGGDYKQWIKYANSLRLRLAMRIVKIKPALAKTEAEKAISQTFGVMTTNADIAKVIIPNFIDPILTISSSWGDIRMSADMESIMGGYADPRLAKYFNESADFPGQYRGVRTGINMIAKSDRTGMSEIGSIVGSNEKVLMTTAEVFFLRAEGALRGWNMGGTAQALYEAGITASFAQHGASGASAYIADNVKTAKDFVDVKDAANNAVAVNNVTVAWDGAAVNEVKLQKIITQKWIANFPEGQEAWSEYRRTGYPKLFRILHNTSGGTITTQYGPRRVNFVQSEKDGNPGGAATGLTKLGGPDNGGTRLWWDTTGANF from the coding sequence ATGATACTAAATAAAATAAAAACAGCTGCTATATGTGCTTCATTGCTTGCGGCAGTAAGCTGTACAAGCGATTTCAACGAAATTAACACCAATCCGACTGGGATTACGGCTAAAGATCTTGAGCAGGATTTTAATCATGTAAAAGTTCCTTTTACCACTGTTTTTACAGGTATTTTCAATACAACACACTGGAAATATCAGTTACAGCAAAACCTGAGTGCAGATATTTGGTCAGGATATATGGCTACGCCAACTCCCTTTAAAGGAGCCGCAGGAGATAACTCAAATTATAATTTTGTTGATGGCTGGAATGGTTTTATCTGGAGTCTGCCTTATACTGATGTAATGGCAAATACTTTAAAAATCGAACAGAGAACAAAAGGTAAATACGATCAGTTCTATGCTATTTCGTTGATCTTGAAAGTGGAAGGAATGCATAGAGTAACTGATGTTTTTGGTCCAATTGTATATTCTCAGTTTGGAACAACAAATACTACTATTCCTTATGATTCACAGGAAGAAGTGTACACTAAAATGTTTGCAGAACTTGATTATGCAGTTACAGAATTGACTAAAAGAGTAAATGCTGGTGAAGCTTCAACTTTTGCATCAGTAGATATGAGCGGTTACGGAGGGGATTACAAACAATGGATTAAATATGCAAATTCATTACGTCTGCGTTTAGCTATGAGAATTGTTAAAATAAAACCAGCTTTGGCTAAAACAGAAGCAGAAAAAGCAATCAGCCAGACTTTTGGCGTGATGACTACAAATGCTGATATCGCTAAAGTAATCATTCCAAATTTTATAGATCCGATTCTAACTATTTCCTCTTCATGGGGTGATATCAGAATGTCTGCAGATATGGAGTCTATCATGGGCGGATATGCAGATCCAAGACTAGCAAAATACTTTAATGAATCAGCTGATTTTCCTGGTCAATACAGAGGAGTTCGTACCGGTATTAACATGATAGCTAAATCAGACCGCACAGGTATGTCTGAAATTGGTTCAATCGTTGGATCAAATGAAAAAGTGTTAATGACTACTGCCGAAGTATTTTTCCTGAGAGCAGAAGGAGCATTAAGAGGATGGAATATGGGAGGAACTGCCCAAGCTTTATATGAAGCAGGTATTACAGCTTCGTTTGCACAGCATGGCGCTTCAGGTGCATCAGCTTATATTGCTGATAACGTGAAAACTGCTAAAGATTTCGTAGATGTTAAAGATGCAGCAAATAATGCAGTGGCTGTAAATAATGTAACTGTTGCCTGGGATGGTGCTGCCGTTAATGAGGTGAAGCTGCAAAAAATCATTACTCAAAAATGGATTGCAAATTTCCCTGAAGGGCAGGAAGCCTGGTCTGAATACAGAAGAACTGGATATCCAAAATTATTTAGAATATTGCACAATACCAGCGGGGGAACAATTACAACTCAGTATGGACCGAGAAGAGTAAACTTTGTACAGTCTGAAAAAGACGGAAACCCTGGCGGTGCTGCAACTGGGCTAACTAAATTAGGAGGTCCTGATAATGGAGGAACTAGACTTTGGTGGGATACTACCGGAGCTAATTTTTAA